The region TTCTTGAAGGCGCGGCCCACCTTGTCCTCGAAAATGATGAAGGTTTCGATCAGGATCTCCCTGCGTGCTGCACGCACCGCCTTGAACACGCGGGGGTAATAGTCCTCGCCGTTGATCAGCAAGTTCACGCGGTTCCCGTCACGCCATGGGTAGTTCATAGCAGCACCTCCACGGCTAACGGCACATGGTCGGAGAGGTGCGACCATGGACGCATGGACAGCACCCGTGGCGCCTTGGCCATTGCGTTGCGCAGGTAGATACGGTCCAGGCGCAACAGTGGCCAGAATGCCGGAAAGCTGCGCGCCGGTTTTCCGTACGCACCGGTGAATACTTCGCCCATGGCTTGAGTCAGAAGCTTGGCATCGGCCCGCAGGCGCCAGTCGTTGAAGTCCCCGGCGACGATCACCGGGGCTGCATCGTCAATCCCTCCGAGCAGCTCGCAGAGCAGATGCAATTGGCGTCGACGATGGTCTTCGGCCAACCCCAGATGAACGCAGATCACGTGTACTGCATGCGGGCCGGGCACATCGAGGATGGCGTACAACAGGCCGCGCTTTTCAGTGCCGCTCAGGGACACATCGTAATTGGCGTGCTCGCGGATCGAGTACTTCGACAGCAGTGCATTGCCGTGCTCGCCCTCGGGATACAGCGCGTTGCGGCCATAGGCGAACTGCGGCCACATGCTCTCGGCGAGAAACTCATACTGCGGAACCTGCGGCCAATTACTGAAGCGTCGGGCATGTCCTTTATGCGCACCGAGCACCTCCTGCAGAAACACCACGTCGGCGCTGGCCTCACGCACGGCTTCGCGCAGCTCAGGGAGAATGAAACGCCGGTTCAGCGCGGTAAACCCCTTGTGGGTGTTCACCGTCAGCACATGCAGCGAATGGACTGCAGGTGCCCCGGTGGGGGGAGCATCGGTATCGCGGACAGTCACCATCAATGAGCACCTTGCCGTCGAACCCCGGGCTGGCAGTCATCATGATTGCCGGCATCGGTGGAGACAAAGAGGGCCCGATTCCAGGGGCCTACTAGATCCGACTGAGAGGGCGGCGCAGGGTTCAGGTTATTTGCGGTGTGGTCCGGTTCAAGCCTGAGGCCATCGGCATCCCCCTGCGGCTGGGGCAAGGCCCACGCGGGTGAAGCCAATCCTTCACCTTTGCGACATCAGTGTCTCGACGTATTTCAGGTCGTCGAGGGTGTCGACATCCTGGACAATGCCCTGGTCATCGAGCGCCAGCCTGAGCACATTGCCGCACGCATCCTGCGCCGCGACAATACTCGCCGCGCCATGCTCTCCGGTCAGTTGCAGCAGGTCATTGAAACACTGGGCAGCGAAGCCTACCGGATGGCCTTTTTGCCGGTGCCAGGTGGGCACCACGATTGCTGCCCAGGCCAGTGCCTGGGCCACCTTGCGCAGGCTGTCGGCCGTGATGAGGGGCAGGTCGCCGGGTAGCACCAGCCAGCCCGAAGCGTTCGGAGTGGCCCGTACGCCTGCGGCAATGGAGTCGCCCATGCCATCGCCCTCCGCGGAGCGCACCACGTGCCACGGCAACCCGCAGGCCTGGACCGCACGGATCACATGTTCGAGCACCGGCAGCCCGCAAAGGGGCATTTCAAGCTTGTGGCACGGCCCTCCGGAGGCCAGAAAACGGCTTGAGCGGCCGGCAGTCAGGAGGATGACGACCGGATCATGGGTTTCGCTCATGGGCGCACCTTGCTGCAGAAGGGCTTAATGTACGCTGTTGTAGCTGCCATAACGCCGCGCACCC is a window of Pseudomonas taetrolens DNA encoding:
- a CDS encoding endonuclease/exonuclease/phosphatase family protein — protein: MVTVRDTDAPPTGAPAVHSLHVLTVNTHKGFTALNRRFILPELREAVREASADVVFLQEVLGAHKGHARRFSNWPQVPQYEFLAESMWPQFAYGRNALYPEGEHGNALLSKYSIREHANYDVSLSGTEKRGLLYAILDVPGPHAVHVICVHLGLAEDHRRRQLHLLCELLGGIDDAAPVIVAGDFNDWRLRADAKLLTQAMGEVFTGAYGKPARSFPAFWPLLRLDRIYLRNAMAKAPRVLSMRPWSHLSDHVPLAVEVLL
- a CDS encoding nucleotidyltransferase family protein, which encodes MSETHDPVVILLTAGRSSRFLASGGPCHKLEMPLCGLPVLEHVIRAVQACGLPWHVVRSAEGDGMGDSIAAGVRATPNASGWLVLPGDLPLITADSLRKVAQALAWAAIVVPTWHRQKGHPVGFAAQCFNDLLQLTGEHGAASIVAAQDACGNVLRLALDDQGIVQDVDTLDDLKYVETLMSQR